The Vulgatibacter sp. genomic interval CCGCGGGCGGCGCACGGCCGCGGGCTCGTCCGAGGCCAGATCTTCAGCGCCGACGGGCGGCTGGTGGCATCGACGGCGCAGGAAGGGCTCATCCGGCGGCGTTCCTGACCGCGACCGTACCGGTGGCGAGACCGGTGGCGAGGCGCGCATCCGCGGAGGCGCGACCGCCGCCCCAGATGGCGAGCGGGATCGCCAGCGCCAGGGCGAGGAGGTGGAATTCGAACCCCTCGCCCTTCTGGTTGCCGAACCAGTTCATGAAGAAGCCGTAGGGCAGGTGGGTGGTCAGGGCCGCCCCCGCCATCACCGCGGCGATGCCCGCTGCCGCGAGCCGCGAGAAGAGCCCCGCTGCGAGCAGGACGGCCCCGACCGATTCGAAGAGGATCACGAGGGCTGCCACCGGGGTCGGCAGGCCCACCGTCCCGGTGAAGAAATCCATGGTGCCGGTGAAGCCGTAACCACCGAACCAGCCGAGCAGCTTCTGGGCCCCGTGGGGCAGGATCACCAGCGCCAGCACGAGGCGCTGCACGAGCAGCGCGGTGTTGCGCGCGTCGGTACGTAGCAAGCTTTCCATGACGTCGTCCTCCGGAGCCGTGCATCGGCTCGCAGGGGAAGCATGGTGGGATTCGTGCCGCTTGATTAGACGCCCGGCCTCGAAAAGACTGTTGCGCGAACGCAACGATATCGACGGGAGCAGACATGGGCCGCGGTTCCCTCGGCTTCGACGACATCGGCTCGATGGTCCTCTTCGCCCACGTGGTGCGGAGCCGCTCCTTCACCGAGGCGGCCCGCCGCGAAGGCGTGACCAAGTCGTCGGTGAGCCGGCGCATCGCGCAGCTCGAGGAGACGCTCGGCGTGAAGTTGCTGCGCCGCACCACCCGCAAGCTCGATCTCACCGAGGAGGGGATGCACTTCTACGAGCATTGCGCCCTCGTCCTCGACCAGGTCGACGCCGCAGCCGAATCGGTGGTCGGCGCCAGCGAGGAGCTCAAGGGGCCGATTCGCATCAGCGCCCCGGTGACCCTCTCCCAGCTGCATCTCGGCAGGGCCATCGCCGGATTCCTGATCGAGCATCCCGCGATCGAGGTGCACCTCACCGCGGACGATCGCCTCGTCGACGTGGTGGAGGGGGGCTTCGACGTCGTCGTCCGGATCGGACGCCTCGCCGCCTCGAGCCTCGTGGCCCGGCGTCTGGCAGCGGACCGCCTCGTCGTCTGCGGCGCCCCCTCCTATTTCGAGCGCAACGGCGTGCCGGAGACGCCGGGCGATCTGCTCCACCACAACTGCCTGCACTACGCCAACGTGCCGCTCTCGGGGGAGTGGCGTTTCCGCGGGGAATCGGGCCCGGAGGTCGTGCCGGTTCGCGGGACCCTCACGTCCAGCGACGGCACGGTGCTGCGGGAGGCGGCCATCGCGGGGCTGGGCCTCGTGGTGGTGCCGCGCTTCATGGTGGCCGCCGAGCTGGAGGCGGGGAGCCTGGTGCAGGTCCTTTCCCGGTGGCGCCGCGGCGCGATCGGCGTCTTCGCCGTGACCGCACCCGGGCGCCAGCTGCCGCAGCGCACCCGCGCGCTGCTCGAGGCCCTGGCGCGCCACTTTGCCGCTGCCCCGGCCTTCACCCCTGCCTGACCGATCAGGCGGGCATGCGCCCTCTCCGCCCCGCGGTCCGGGAGCGTGCCGTCCGCGGGCAGCCCAGGCCCTCCCCCACTGGCGGCGACCGGATCGGGTGGCGAACCTTCTGGAACAGCACCCGGAGGTACGAATGGACGCGATCAAGCTTCTGAAGCAGCAGCACCGCGAGGTCGAGGGCCTCTTCGAGAAGATCGAGGACGCGGAGGGCGACGAGAAGAGCCAGCTCTTCGCGCAGCTCGCCGACTCCTTCCTCGTCCACTGCCACATCGAGGAGGAGCTCTTCTACCCGGCGGTCTTCGAGGACCGGACCGAGGACGATCTCCGCGAGGCGGTGGAGGAGCATCTGCAGGCCAAGCGGATCATCGCCGACATGCTCGACATGGACGCGTCGGACGAGCAGTGGACCGCGAAATGTGCCGTACTCAAGGAGGACATCCAGCACCACGTGAAGGAGGAGGAGGAGGAGCTCTTCCCGCAGGTGGAGAAGGACTTCAGCAAGACCCGCCTCGACACGCTCGGCCGCGACATGAACAAGCGCGCCGACGAGCTGAAGAAGGAAGGGGAGCCGCGCCAGCTCGTCTACGACGAGACCGAGAGCGCCGTGCTGCCTTCTTAAGGCGAAGCGCCGCCGGCAGCGCCCTGCTGCCGGCGCACTGCGCCAGCCCGGAGCAGCAGCGAGGCGAGCGCGGCGGCGGTGAGCAGCGCCTGGGCGAAGACGATCAGCGCGAGCATGGCCAGGGAGATCGCGAGCGCCGCCTCGAAGGAGACGGCGCCGCCCAGGGCCCAGGCCATCACCGCCTGGTGGGTGCCGAGGCCCGCCGGCGCCGTCGGCAGCGCGACGCCGAGGGCCACCCACCCAGCTGCTGCTGCAGCGGCGCCGGGCTCGACCGCCGCGCCGAACGCCCGAGCCAGGGCGAAGATTGCGACCGCATCGCCGAACCAGGCCACCACGCTGAGGAGCGCCACGCGTGCGAGGGCTGCGGGCCGCTGCGCGAGCACGGTTCGAGCGAGCCGCAGCACGAGCGCGGCGAGCTTCTGCAGGCGTAGGCGCCCTTCGAGCTGGAGCGCGCCCAGGCGCTCCGCCCCGCGCGCCACCGCTGCGCCCACCGCCACGCCGCAGGCGAGGCCGGCTGCAGGCAGGTAGCTGCCCGCTGCTGCGGCGCCGAGGGCGACGAGGAGGAGGATCCCGAGGAGGTCACCGGCACGCTCGATCAGGGTGAGGCCGACCAGCCGCGGCAGGCCCGCGCCTGCGTCGAGGCGACGCTGCAGCGCGAGACGCACGCCCTCCCCAAGGCGGAAGGGCAGGAGCGTCACCGCCAGCAGGCCGACCGGCCCGGCGACGAGCGCGGCGCCGGGCGCCGAGCCCGCGCCGGCGCAGAGCGAGCTCCAGCGCAGCACGCGGAGCGCATGGCCGGTGAGGAGCGTCGCCGCGGCGACCGCGAGCCAGGTCCGCTCTCCGCCACGGAAGGCCGCCGCCAACGCGTGGGGGTCGGCCCTGGTCCACGCCCACCAGGCCAGCACCGCTGCGAGCAGGAGCCCTGCAGCGTCGAGGGCGGTGCGCAGCGGCGAGCGCCTCCCGCTCGCAGGCCTCTTGCCTTCCGGAACGCTCACTTCGCGTCCGGCCGTGCTTCGGAGGCGGTGGCCGTGCCGCGGAATTCGTTGGGCGGCGCCTGCTGGACCAGCGCGTCGAGGCGGCTCGTCCGGTGCTCCGCGATCACGTAGAGCGGCCGATCCTTGATCTGCTCGTAGATGCGGCCGACGTAGGCGCCGATGATCCCCAGGGCGAGGAGCTGCGCCGAGCCGAGCAGCGCGACGAGGACGAAGAGCGAGGCCCAACCCTGGATCGTGGCGCCGCTGAAGAGCTTCTCGTAGACCGCCCACGCCGCATAGAGGAAGGCGATGCCCGCCGCGGCGATGCCCGCCGTCGTCGCGAGGCGGAGGGGCGCGGTCGAGAACGAGGTGAGGGCGTCCGCTGCGAACTTCACCATCCTGGCGAGGGGATATTTGGTCTCGCCTGCTGCACGCGCCTGGCGCACGTAGGGGACGGCGATCTGCCGGAAGCCGACCCAGGAGACGAGGCCGCGGATGAAACGGTGCTTCTCCGGCAGCTGGCGGAGCACGTCGGCGACGCGGCGGCTGACGATGCGGAAGTCGCCGGTGTCGGCGGGGATGTCCACCGCGGTGAGCTTGCGGATCGTGCGGTAGAAGAGCGCCGCGGTGACCTTCTTGAAGATCGACTCGCCGAGGCGCTTCTCCCGGAGCCCGTAGGCGACGTCGTAGCCCTCGCGCCAGCGCGCCACGAATTGCTCGATCAGCTCCGGCGGGTCCTGGAGGTCGGCGTCGATGAAGACGATGGCGTCGCCGCGGGCCTTGTCCAGACCTGCGCTCACGGCGAGCTGGTGGCCGAAGTTCCGCGACAGGGAGATGGCGACGACGTGCGGGTCGCGGGCCTGGAGCTC includes:
- a CDS encoding DoxX family protein, with product MESLLRTDARNTALLVQRLVLALVILPHGAQKLLGWFGGYGFTGTMDFFTGTVGLPTPVAALVILFESVGAVLLAAGLFSRLAAAGIAAVMAGAALTTHLPYGFFMNWFGNQKGEGFEFHLLALALAIPLAIWGGGRASADARLATGLATGTVAVRNAAG
- a CDS encoding LysR family transcriptional regulator; amino-acid sequence: MGRGSLGFDDIGSMVLFAHVVRSRSFTEAARREGVTKSSVSRRIAQLEETLGVKLLRRTTRKLDLTEEGMHFYEHCALVLDQVDAAAESVVGASEELKGPIRISAPVTLSQLHLGRAIAGFLIEHPAIEVHLTADDRLVDVVEGGFDVVVRIGRLAASSLVARRLAADRLVVCGAPSYFERNGVPETPGDLLHHNCLHYANVPLSGEWRFRGESGPEVVPVRGTLTSSDGTVLREAAIAGLGLVVVPRFMVAAELEAGSLVQVLSRWRRGAIGVFAVTAPGRQLPQRTRALLEALARHFAAAPAFTPA
- a CDS encoding hemerythrin domain-containing protein; the encoded protein is MDAIKLLKQQHREVEGLFEKIEDAEGDEKSQLFAQLADSFLVHCHIEEELFYPAVFEDRTEDDLREAVEEHLQAKRIIADMLDMDASDEQWTAKCAVLKEDIQHHVKEEEEELFPQVEKDFSKTRLDTLGRDMNKRADELKKEGEPRQLVYDETESAVLPS
- a CDS encoding lysylphosphatidylglycerol synthase domain-containing protein encodes the protein MSVPEGKRPASGRRSPLRTALDAAGLLLAAVLAWWAWTRADPHALAAAFRGGERTWLAVAAATLLTGHALRVLRWSSLCAGAGSAPGAALVAGPVGLLAVTLLPFRLGEGVRLALQRRLDAGAGLPRLVGLTLIERAGDLLGILLLVALGAAAAGSYLPAAGLACGVAVGAAVARGAERLGALQLEGRLRLQKLAALVLRLARTVLAQRPAALARVALLSVVAWFGDAVAIFALARAFGAAVEPGAAAAAAGWVALGVALPTAPAGLGTHQAVMAWALGGAVSFEAALAISLAMLALIVFAQALLTAAALASLLLRAGAVRRQQGAAGGASP
- a CDS encoding glycosyltransferase family 2 protein — its product is MAPTDLCSVIVPVFNEEEVLPLLHERLTATLSRLGLDWEIVYVNDGSRDRSWSILEELQARDPHVVAISLSRNFGHQLAVSAGLDKARGDAIVFIDADLQDPPELIEQFVARWREGYDVAYGLREKRLGESIFKKVTAALFYRTIRKLTAVDIPADTGDFRIVSRRVADVLRQLPEKHRFIRGLVSWVGFRQIAVPYVRQARAAGETKYPLARMVKFAADALTSFSTAPLRLATTAGIAAAGIAFLYAAWAVYEKLFSGATIQGWASLFVLVALLGSAQLLALGIIGAYVGRIYEQIKDRPLYVIAEHRTSRLDALVQQAPPNEFRGTATASEARPDAK